The following are encoded in a window of Periplaneta americana isolate PAMFEO1 chromosome 13, P.americana_PAMFEO1_priV1, whole genome shotgun sequence genomic DNA:
- the Syx18 gene encoding syntaxin-18, giving the protein MDITTLFKACVKTIRTRNKAFGVGDGDKSRIFGTRTQKSEFTIRAKEVLGQITRLRDFILEHRKAYLNFASHLSDTPQMSDIERDKIDSGAQRIMNTCSHLIQEFKKASQKLDGSPQLLEHRQAVLDLVESYLKSVCKIYSEQRAIRVKRALELQKMFKLETDSKRNSDSASVYALNSKVASDEIKDGEIKNNRDTSPRKVLGVGHNTEVSPFYTDDDQLSSEEMQMFESENAQLYNELNSLTEEVKQIESKVVRIAELQEIFTEKVLQQEKDVDRIASTVIGTTENVKDANEQIRQAIQRNAGLRVWILFFLLVMSFALLFLDWYND; this is encoded by the coding sequence ATGGATATAACCACATTATTTAAAGCCTGCGTAAAGACTATTCGCACTCGTAACAAAGCTTTTGGAGTAGGAGATGGCGACAAATCCAGAATATTTGGAACGAGAACGCAGAAAAGTGAATTTACAATTCGTGCAAAGGAAGTGCTGGGACAAATAACACGTCTGAGAGATTTCATATTGGAGCATAGGAAAGCCTATTTAAATTTTGCGAGCCATTTGTCAGATACTCCTCAGATGTCAGATATAGAACGAGACAAAATAGATTCTGGAGCACAACGAATAATGAATACGTGTTCTCATCTAATTCAAGAATTTAAGAAAGCTTCTCAGAAACTGGATGGCTCACCACAACTTTTGGAACATAGACAAGCAGTTCTGGATTTAGTTGAAAGTTATTTGAAGTCAGTGTGCAAAATTTACTCAGAACAGAGAGCCATTAGAGTGAAGAGGGCTCtagaattgcaaaaaatgttcAAGTTAGAAACTGATTCTAAGAGAAATTCTGATAGTGCATCAGTGTACGCTTTGAATTCAAAAGTTGCttcagatgaaattaaagatggTGAAATCAAGAATAATAGAGATACAAGTCCAAGAAAAGTGCTTGGAGTGGGACATAATACTGAGGTTTCACCATTTTATACCGATGACGATCAATTATCTTCAGAGGAGATGCAGATGTTCGAATCAGAAAATGCACAATTATATAATGAACTGAATAGTTTGACAGAGGAAGTAAAACAGATTGAAAGTAAAGTAGTTCGTATTGCTGAGCTTCAGGAGATTTTTACAGAAAAAGTCCTACAGCAGGAAAAAGATGTCGACAGGATTGCAAGTACAGTGATAGGAACGACCGAGAATGTTAAGGATGCTAATGAACAAATTCGACAGGCCATACAAAGGAACGCTGGGCTTAGGGTGTGGATACTATTCTTTTTACTTGTTATGTCATTTGCTTTGCTGTTCTTGGATTGGTATAATGATTAA